The Peribacillus sp. FSL E2-0218 genome contains a region encoding:
- a CDS encoding amino acid ABC transporter ATP-binding protein, whose product MEQKEMIRIRNLNKSYGDLHVLKDIDMKVLDSDVVCLIGPSGSGKSTLLRCLNYLEKKDSGQILIEGTEVKPGTHDINEIRAKVGMVFQHFHLFPHMTVLENVIEAPTHVKKVPKAQAIEEAKALLAKVGLSDKADVYPSKLSGGQKQRVAIARALAMKPDILLFDEPTSALDPELVGEVLTTMKELALEGMTMVVVTHEMSFARDVGDWIVFMHDGRVVESGPPKDFFTNPKEERTKEFLQTTVF is encoded by the coding sequence ATGGAACAAAAAGAAATGATTCGCATCAGGAATTTAAATAAATCTTACGGGGATCTGCATGTACTGAAAGATATTGATATGAAGGTATTGGATAGCGATGTGGTATGTCTGATCGGGCCAAGCGGTTCCGGTAAAAGCACCCTGCTTCGCTGCTTGAATTACTTGGAAAAGAAAGATAGCGGGCAAATTCTCATTGAGGGGACGGAGGTCAAGCCAGGCACCCATGATATCAATGAAATCCGCGCGAAAGTCGGAATGGTCTTTCAGCATTTCCATCTCTTCCCGCATATGACGGTCCTTGAAAACGTCATTGAAGCACCCACTCACGTCAAAAAAGTGCCGAAGGCCCAGGCAATCGAAGAAGCAAAGGCCCTGCTTGCCAAAGTCGGCTTATCAGATAAAGCCGATGTTTATCCCAGCAAGCTCTCAGGCGGGCAGAAACAGCGTGTTGCCATCGCCCGTGCGCTTGCGATGAAGCCTGATATCCTGCTCTTTGATGAGCCTACCTCCGCCCTCGACCCCGAGTTGGTCGGCGAGGTTCTAACTACGATGAAGGAGCTTGCCCTGGAAGGGATGACGATGGTGGTCGTAACGCATGAAATGAGCTTTGCCCGTGATGTTGGCGACTGGATCGTTTTCATGCATGATGGCCGGGTTGTCGAAAGCGGCCCGCCAAAAGATTTCTTCACAAATCCAAAAGAAGAGCGGACAAAGGAGTTCCTGCAAACGACAGTCTTTTGA
- a CDS encoding response regulator transcription factor: MKILVVEDNASLLESIRQILADEYEVDTETNGEDGLFMALQGIYDIILLDVMLPGMDGFEIVRNIREAKIDTSVLFLTAKDGLEDRVRGLEMGGDDYLVKPFQAPELKARIRALLRRSGIITLSQHVKYRGIELLEKEKDISVDGKVIKMTLKQYELLEYLIQNNGKILTREQIFDRIWGFDSDTTIAIVEVFIHHLRKKLEPYNYHKDIQTVRGIGYMLKQP, from the coding sequence ATGAAGATTTTGGTGGTGGAAGATAATGCTTCATTATTGGAATCGATCCGGCAAATTTTGGCGGATGAATATGAAGTCGATACGGAGACTAACGGGGAGGATGGGCTGTTCATGGCCCTGCAAGGCATTTACGATATCATTTTATTGGATGTGATGCTTCCGGGAATGGATGGCTTCGAAATCGTCCGAAACATCAGGGAAGCAAAAATCGATACAAGCGTTTTATTTTTGACGGCAAAGGATGGTCTTGAGGATCGTGTCAGAGGGCTTGAGATGGGCGGTGATGACTATTTAGTCAAACCGTTCCAGGCACCGGAGCTTAAGGCAAGGATACGTGCCCTCCTTCGCCGAAGCGGCATCATAACGCTTTCGCAGCATGTGAAGTACCGTGGAATCGAATTGCTGGAAAAAGAGAAGGATATTTCAGTTGATGGAAAGGTCATCAAAATGACCTTGAAGCAGTACGAACTATTGGAGTACCTCATTCAAAACAATGGGAAAATCTTGACCCGGGAGCAAATCTTCGACCGCATTTGGGGATTTGACTCGGATACGACGATTGCGATAGTCGAAGTGTTCATCCATCATCTCAGGAAAAAGCTGGAACCTTACAATTACCATAAGGACATTCAAACCGTCAGGGGCATTGGTTATATGCTCAAACAACCATAA
- a CDS encoding glutamine--tRNA ligase/YqeY domain fusion protein: protein MENNASNFIKTIIKDDLETGKHDHIITRFPPEPNGYLHIGHAKSIILNFGVADDFNGKTNLRFDDTNPLKEDIEYVNSIKEDVKWLGYDWDNLFFASDYFDEMFKRAVLLINKGLAYVDDLNADQIREYRGSLTEPGKDSPYRNRTVEENLELFEKMRNGEFENGEKVLRAKIDMSSPNINLRDPVIYRISHTEHHNTGNKWCIYPMYAFAHPIEDAIEGVTHSICTLEFEDQRPLYDWIVEHCEMESKPQQYEFGRLNLTNTVMSKRKLKQLVDERFVDGWDDPRMPTISGLRRRGYTPEAIRAFCQEIGVAKTSGVVDSQMLDHFVREDLKLKAPRTMAVLNPLKVVITNYPEGEVEWLDAEINPEVPEMGMRKIPFSREIYIEQDDFMENPPKKYFRLFPGNEVRLKHAYFIKCEEVIKDDAGNVIELHCTYDVETKSGSGFTGRKVKGTLHWVEASQAIPAEFRNYQPLILDSAADDEEEKTFLERVNPESIEILQGFAEPNMKDVQPQDKFQFFRHGYYNVDPKLTKADHLVFNQIVGLKSSFKL from the coding sequence TTGGAAAATAACGCTTCGAATTTTATTAAAACGATCATAAAAGATGATCTGGAGACCGGAAAACATGATCATATCATCACACGCTTCCCTCCTGAGCCAAATGGATATTTGCATATCGGGCACGCCAAATCAATCATTTTGAATTTTGGGGTGGCCGATGATTTCAACGGCAAAACGAACCTGCGCTTCGATGATACGAATCCGCTGAAGGAAGATATCGAGTATGTCAATTCCATCAAGGAAGACGTAAAATGGCTTGGTTACGATTGGGATAATCTTTTCTTCGCTTCCGACTATTTCGATGAAATGTTCAAACGAGCTGTGCTGCTCATCAATAAAGGACTGGCATACGTGGACGACCTTAATGCCGATCAAATCCGGGAATATCGCGGATCGCTGACAGAGCCTGGAAAAGACAGCCCTTACCGCAATCGTACGGTTGAGGAAAACCTTGAACTATTCGAAAAGATGCGCAACGGTGAGTTCGAAAACGGTGAAAAGGTGCTGCGTGCCAAAATCGATATGAGCTCGCCGAACATCAATTTGCGCGATCCGGTGATCTACCGCATTTCCCATACCGAGCACCATAATACCGGCAATAAGTGGTGCATCTATCCGATGTATGCCTTTGCCCACCCAATAGAAGATGCGATCGAAGGAGTCACACACTCGATTTGTACTCTTGAGTTCGAGGATCAACGTCCGCTTTATGACTGGATCGTCGAACATTGTGAAATGGAAAGTAAACCGCAGCAATATGAATTTGGCCGCCTTAATCTGACCAATACCGTAATGAGCAAGCGAAAACTGAAACAATTGGTCGACGAACGCTTCGTGGACGGCTGGGACGATCCCCGGATGCCAACCATCTCAGGCTTGCGCAGGCGCGGGTATACTCCTGAAGCCATTCGTGCATTCTGCCAAGAGATTGGCGTCGCGAAAACAAGCGGTGTCGTGGACTCCCAAATGCTCGATCATTTCGTAAGGGAGGATTTAAAGCTGAAGGCCCCACGGACGATGGCTGTGTTGAACCCGCTTAAGGTCGTCATCACCAATTATCCGGAAGGCGAGGTTGAATGGCTGGATGCTGAAATCAATCCGGAAGTTCCGGAAATGGGCATGCGCAAAATCCCATTCTCTCGTGAAATCTATATCGAACAAGACGATTTCATGGAAAATCCGCCAAAAAAATACTTCCGTCTTTTCCCGGGCAATGAAGTCCGTTTAAAGCACGCTTATTTCATTAAATGTGAAGAAGTGATAAAAGACGATGCTGGCAATGTCATTGAGCTTCACTGCACATATGACGTGGAAACGAAAAGCGGATCCGGCTTCACTGGACGCAAGGTAAAAGGGACATTGCACTGGGTCGAGGCTTCGCAAGCAATTCCAGCGGAATTCCGCAACTACCAACCCTTGATCTTGGATTCCGCAGCGGACGATGAAGAAGAAAAAACATTCCTGGAGCGGGTCAATCCGGAATCGATTGAAATTCTACAAGGCTTCGCCGAGCCCAATATGAAAGATGTACAGCCTCAGGATAAATTCCAATTTTTCAGGCATGGCTACTATAATGTCGATCCAAAGCTCACGAAGGCCGATCACCTGGTATTCAACCAAATTGTCGGATTGAAAAGTTCATTCAAGCTGTAA
- a CDS encoding HAMP domain-containing sensor histidine kinase yields MFQKTRLQLTLLNSIVFIVLIAILSRTIYFYTENQIYRDVNDSLKKDYRGFINGGMPGGRPQGEFLLGPGPSVIVWGPEDTIIEPRLSADDFFKVNESKFHPEKFDEIEEIPANGYTYRALSTKVDTDYGELIVQFIRNVDSEKDMLDRLLLILFVGGGIGSLVAVGAGYLLAGRALIPVKRSWDQQQQFVSDASHEIRTPLAVIQSRADLLFQSPNATIEEKAVDISIISKEVRRLNKLVNGLLTLTRTDSNQVQVNKANFFLDDLLMDIVEQYTDIASFQEKTIVSHAPEQVVFHGDKERIHQLLVILVDNAMKFTEEGGEISLSCIKNAASIILAVEDNGIGMPQEELPLIFNRFYQVEQSRSANEGSGLGLSIAKWIVQAHQGNIKVTSEQNVRTRFEIIFPRNQKKM; encoded by the coding sequence ATGTTCCAAAAAACAAGACTTCAACTAACATTATTGAATTCTATCGTCTTTATTGTCTTGATAGCCATATTAAGCCGAACGATTTATTTTTATACGGAAAATCAAATCTATAGGGATGTCAATGATTCGCTGAAAAAGGATTACAGGGGCTTCATCAATGGGGGCATGCCCGGAGGCCGGCCGCAAGGCGAGTTTCTCTTGGGACCGGGTCCGAGCGTCATCGTATGGGGACCTGAAGATACGATCATAGAGCCTAGACTTAGTGCGGACGATTTCTTCAAGGTCAATGAATCGAAATTCCACCCTGAAAAATTTGACGAGATCGAAGAAATCCCGGCGAATGGCTACACGTATCGCGCCCTTTCCACCAAGGTCGATACGGATTATGGGGAGTTGATCGTACAATTCATCAGGAATGTCGATTCCGAAAAAGATATGCTCGATCGCCTGCTGCTCATATTGTTTGTTGGCGGGGGCATTGGCAGCTTGGTGGCAGTTGGGGCCGGTTATCTATTGGCAGGACGGGCCCTTATTCCGGTAAAACGCTCATGGGATCAACAGCAGCAGTTTGTTTCGGATGCTTCGCATGAAATCCGCACACCGCTTGCCGTCATACAATCAAGGGCTGATTTGTTATTCCAATCACCGAACGCGACAATCGAGGAAAAAGCCGTCGATATATCGATCATTTCAAAGGAAGTCCGCCGCCTGAATAAGCTTGTTAACGGACTTTTGACCTTGACCAGGACCGATTCGAATCAGGTGCAGGTGAATAAAGCGAATTTTTTTCTCGACGACTTACTTATGGATATCGTGGAACAGTATACTGATATAGCTTCTTTTCAAGAAAAAACCATCGTTAGCCATGCTCCTGAACAGGTGGTGTTTCATGGCGATAAAGAAAGGATTCATCAGCTGTTGGTGATTCTGGTCGATAATGCGATGAAGTTCACGGAGGAAGGCGGGGAGATTTCGCTTTCCTGCATCAAGAATGCAGCGTCGATCATCCTTGCCGTTGAAGATAATGGAATAGGAATGCCACAGGAAGAACTCCCCTTGATTTTTAACCGGTTTTATCAAGTGGAGCAATCCCGTTCAGCAAATGAGGGCTCCGGTTTAGGGCTATCCATTGCCAAATGGATTGTACAAGCACATCAAGGGAACATCAAGGTTACGAGTGAACAGAATGTACGCACTCGTTTTGAAATCATTTTTCCTAGAAACCAAAAGAAAATGTAA
- the msrB gene encoding peptide-methionine (R)-S-oxide reductase MsrB, translated as MNENETAIFAGGCFWCMVAPFDETDGIIEVTSGYTGGIAPNPSYKQVITGSTDHVEAVQVIFDPSIISYKELVEIFWRQIDPTDDGGQFTDRGQPYKAAIFYRDERQKREAERSKEELMMSERFIKPIVTDILPSGKFYAAEEYHQQFHRKNQFRYALYRKGSGRESFIKENWPKDNAHLRNRLTETQFYVTQENGTEPPFDNAYWNHFEEGIYVDVVSGEPLFCSKDKYDSGCGWPSFTKPIMSASVHEKVDVSHRMTRTEVRSREADSHLGHVFPDGPGPKGTRYCMNSAALRFIPRMDMEKEGYGDILLLFKMK; from the coding sequence ATGAATGAGAATGAAACGGCCATTTTTGCAGGAGGTTGTTTTTGGTGCATGGTCGCTCCCTTTGATGAAACAGATGGAATTATTGAAGTGACATCAGGCTATACGGGAGGTATTGCTCCCAACCCGAGTTATAAACAAGTGATAACCGGATCGACTGATCATGTTGAAGCGGTTCAGGTGATATTCGATCCATCGATCATTTCATATAAGGAATTAGTGGAGATATTTTGGCGCCAAATCGATCCTACAGATGACGGCGGCCAATTCACCGATAGGGGACAGCCATATAAGGCAGCCATTTTCTATCGTGATGAACGCCAGAAACGGGAAGCCGAGCGATCAAAGGAAGAATTGATGATGAGCGAACGGTTTATAAAGCCGATTGTCACGGACATTTTACCATCGGGAAAATTTTATGCAGCTGAAGAGTATCACCAACAATTCCATCGGAAGAATCAATTTCGGTATGCATTATATCGTAAAGGCTCGGGTCGGGAATCCTTCATAAAAGAAAATTGGCCTAAGGATAACGCCCATCTTAGAAATAGGTTGACCGAGACCCAGTTTTATGTCACCCAGGAAAATGGTACCGAGCCACCTTTTGATAATGCCTATTGGAATCACTTTGAAGAAGGCATATATGTGGATGTCGTTTCTGGTGAGCCTCTATTCTGTTCAAAGGATAAGTATGATAGCGGATGCGGCTGGCCGAGTTTCACGAAGCCCATCATGTCGGCAAGTGTCCATGAGAAAGTAGATGTAAGCCACAGAATGACCCGCACGGAGGTGCGCAGCAGGGAAGCCGATTCCCATCTGGGCCACGTATTTCCTGACGGACCAGGCCCCAAAGGCACAAGATATTGCATGAACTCCGCCGCCCTTCGCTTCATTCCAAGGATGGATATGGAAAAAGAGGGATATGGGGATATATTGTTGCTTTTTAAGATGAAATAA
- a CDS encoding amino acid ABC transporter permease has protein sequence MPSFSHFFDTLFSSSDVFIRAMLLTLELTVVSIIVGIVIGLLFALLKISNIKVLAWISDAYVFLVRGTPLIVQIFILYFGISNLFLLPDFWAASLALAFHNGAYISEILRGTIQSIDKGQMEAGRSLGMSNSLALRRIILPQAFRRALPPLGNQFIIGLKDSSLAAFISMNELFNVATTLGSNNFDEMTYLLIVAVYYLILVAFLTIVVNLFEKKLSISDR, from the coding sequence TTGCCAAGTTTTTCACATTTTTTCGATACATTATTTAGCTCGTCGGACGTGTTCATCCGTGCCATGCTCCTCACATTGGAACTGACGGTAGTCTCCATTATTGTAGGGATCGTCATCGGTTTGCTTTTTGCCCTTTTAAAAATTTCCAATATAAAGGTCCTTGCCTGGATTTCTGATGCTTATGTATTCCTCGTACGGGGTACACCGCTGATCGTCCAAATCTTCATCCTCTACTTCGGTATCAGCAATCTCTTCTTATTGCCGGACTTCTGGGCGGCGTCTCTTGCCCTCGCCTTCCATAACGGAGCTTATATCTCCGAAATATTGCGAGGTACGATTCAATCGATCGATAAAGGCCAAATGGAAGCCGGACGTTCCCTTGGAATGAGCAATTCACTCGCATTGAGGAGAATCATCCTGCCACAGGCCTTCCGCCGCGCATTGCCGCCGCTAGGCAACCAATTCATCATCGGACTGAAGGATTCTTCTCTAGCAGCCTTCATCTCCATGAATGAGCTGTTTAACGTAGCCACTACGCTCGGCTCGAATAATTTCGATGAGATGACGTATTTATTGATCGTAGCGGTCTACTACTTGATTCTTGTGGCATTCCTGACCATTGTCGTCAATTTATTCGAAAAGAAACTGTCCATTAGTGATCGATAG
- a CDS encoding STAS domain-containing protein — translation MEKVDGILYRYILDHSSTITDKWLALREKQVGSIYSVDTDAEVEELLRKQNTLTIKTVTSALLEDKNSFIENMEHWATMVAKSRVESDTPIYEVLEALNKVRETYWDFITDHMLKDDNKIPKDTIIRWSRLINQAFDQLNREFTEQYYLLTQKRLLAQQDLITELGSPVIPIVDAMAVLPLIGEIDTHRAKEIMDTTPSKCISKNISHLFIDLSGVTLLDTMVAQQVFELISTLKLLGIQSTISGIRPEVAQTSIQLGLDFSQVSTYSTLKQALSKQGVKLYA, via the coding sequence ATGGAAAAAGTAGACGGGATTTTATATCGGTATATCCTTGATCATTCATCAACGATTACGGATAAATGGCTGGCTTTAAGGGAAAAGCAGGTTGGTTCGATCTATTCCGTGGATACCGATGCGGAAGTGGAGGAGCTCCTGAGGAAACAGAATACGTTGACGATCAAGACCGTGACCAGTGCATTACTAGAAGATAAAAATTCTTTTATTGAAAATATGGAGCATTGGGCGACTATGGTCGCTAAAAGCAGGGTTGAATCTGACACACCGATATACGAGGTATTGGAAGCGCTTAATAAAGTGAGGGAAACATACTGGGATTTCATCACTGACCATATGCTTAAGGATGATAATAAAATTCCGAAGGATACGATCATTCGCTGGAGCCGGCTAATTAACCAAGCATTCGATCAATTGAACCGTGAGTTCACTGAGCAGTATTATCTATTGACCCAAAAACGGTTGCTGGCTCAACAGGATTTGATCACGGAATTAGGTTCACCGGTCATTCCGATCGTTGACGCCATGGCGGTGTTGCCTTTGATAGGGGAAATCGATACCCATCGGGCAAAGGAAATCATGGATACGACTCCAAGCAAATGCATCAGCAAAAATATTTCTCATCTGTTCATCGATTTATCGGGGGTCACACTCTTGGATACGATGGTTGCCCAACAAGTCTTTGAATTGATAAGCACCCTTAAATTATTGGGCATACAATCGACCATTTCCGGAATACGTCCGGAGGTAGCCCAGACGTCGATTCAGCTCGGCCTCGATTTCAGCCAGGTCTCGACCTATAGCACGTTAAAGCAGGCCCTTTCCAAGCAAGGGGTCAAACTATACGCTTGA
- a CDS encoding transporter substrate-binding domain-containing protein, protein MKSSVTFILSILVILGLLSGCAEKDQLEDGSKLIDKDQFVFAASGEFKPFSYVNDDMTVTGFDIEVGDAIAKELNLKPVPKRIKFKGIVEGVKTGRADAAVASHTINEERSKHVAFSTPYYYSGPQIFVRSDSDIKTVDDLKGKEVAASKGSTYATTAEKYTNHVKTYDSDITALKALSEGRHDAVITDFVTGKEAAKEGFDVKGRQLIERSEQAVVLPSDNPQLLKRINEALENLREDGTLAKISKKYFGEDITTKPE, encoded by the coding sequence ATGAAATCATCCGTTACATTCATTCTATCCATACTGGTTATTCTCGGGCTTTTGTCCGGCTGTGCCGAAAAGGATCAGCTAGAGGATGGGAGTAAGCTGATTGATAAGGACCAGTTTGTTTTCGCTGCCTCAGGTGAATTCAAGCCATTCAGTTATGTCAATGATGACATGACCGTAACAGGTTTCGATATCGAAGTGGGCGATGCCATTGCCAAGGAACTTAACCTTAAGCCAGTCCCTAAGCGGATTAAATTCAAAGGGATCGTCGAGGGTGTTAAAACCGGCCGGGCGGATGCCGCGGTTGCCAGCCATACGATCAATGAAGAACGAAGTAAACATGTTGCCTTCTCGACCCCCTATTATTACTCGGGGCCCCAAATCTTCGTCCGATCCGATAGCGATATTAAAACGGTTGATGATTTAAAGGGAAAGGAAGTTGCGGCTTCGAAAGGCTCTACATATGCAACCACTGCAGAAAAATATACAAATCATGTAAAAACGTATGACAGTGATATCACCGCGCTTAAAGCGTTGAGCGAAGGACGTCATGATGCCGTCATCACCGACTTCGTCACCGGCAAGGAAGCAGCCAAGGAAGGTTTCGATGTCAAGGGCCGGCAATTGATCGAACGCAGCGAGCAGGCGGTCGTCCTGCCAAGCGACAATCCCCAGCTGCTTAAACGCATCAACGAGGCGCTAGAGAACCTCCGGGAAGACGGAACGCTTGCGAAAATCAGCAAAAAGTACTTTGGTGAGGACATCACTACTAAGCCTGAATAA
- a CDS encoding nucleoside transporter C-terminal domain-containing protein: MKFLIAILGLLIVFGLALLVSSDRKKVKIKPIIFMVIIQLILTYLLLNTKFGLVIINSIADGFGKLLEWANEGISFVFGGIANEGAAPFFLNVLLPIVFISALIGILQHFKILPFIMKWIGLLLSKINGMGKLESYNAVASAIVGQSEVFITLKKQLGAIPPARMYTLCASAMSTVSMSIVGAYMTMIEPKYVVTAIVINMFGGFIIASIINPYTVTDDDDILVVEEGAEKQSFFEMLGEYIMDGFKVAMTVAAMLIGFVALIAGINSLFDMIIGISFQDILGYIFAPFAFIMGVPISETVTAGGIMATKLVTNEFVAMLSLGDAAKTLSDRTIGIVSVFLVSFANFSSIGIIAGAVKGLHEKQGNVVARFGLKLLYGATLVSILSAIIVSVII; encoded by the coding sequence ATGAAATTTCTGATTGCTATTTTAGGACTGCTTATTGTTTTTGGACTAGCCTTATTAGTGAGTAGTGACCGGAAGAAGGTTAAAATTAAACCGATTATCTTCATGGTGATCATTCAGCTAATTTTGACTTATCTTTTATTGAATACGAAGTTCGGGTTAGTGATCATCAACTCGATTGCCGATGGCTTTGGAAAACTCCTGGAATGGGCAAATGAAGGGATTAGTTTCGTATTTGGCGGCATTGCAAATGAAGGAGCAGCACCGTTCTTTTTAAATGTTCTTCTTCCCATCGTATTCATCTCGGCATTGATCGGGATCTTACAGCACTTTAAAATCCTTCCATTCATCATGAAATGGATCGGTTTACTGTTAAGCAAGATAAATGGAATGGGTAAATTGGAATCTTACAATGCGGTCGCATCCGCAATTGTCGGACAATCCGAGGTTTTCATAACCTTGAAAAAACAACTTGGTGCCATTCCGCCAGCACGGATGTATACACTTTGTGCATCAGCGATGTCAACCGTATCGATGTCAATCGTCGGAGCATACATGACAATGATCGAGCCAAAGTATGTCGTGACGGCAATTGTCATCAATATGTTTGGCGGATTCATCATTGCATCGATCATCAACCCTTATACCGTTACGGATGATGATGATATCCTCGTCGTTGAAGAAGGGGCAGAAAAGCAGTCATTCTTTGAAATGCTTGGCGAATATATCATGGATGGCTTTAAAGTCGCCATGACGGTTGCAGCCATGCTAATCGGGTTCGTGGCATTGATTGCAGGGATCAACAGCTTATTCGATATGATCATCGGCATCAGCTTCCAGGACATCTTGGGCTATATCTTTGCACCATTTGCTTTCATCATGGGTGTTCCGATTTCGGAAACCGTGACGGCTGGCGGAATCATGGCGACAAAGCTAGTGACGAATGAATTCGTTGCGATGCTGAGCTTAGGGGATGCCGCAAAAACATTGAGTGACCGTACGATTGGAATCGTTTCCGTTTTCTTGGTTTCCTTTGCGAATTTCTCTTCCATCGGGATCATTGCAGGTGCAGTCAAAGGCCTGCATGAGAAGCAAGGGAATGTTGTTGCTCGTTTCGGGCTGAAGCTTCTATATGGTGCGACGCTTGTCAGCATCCTATCAGCGATCATCGTCAGTGTGATCATTTAA
- the purU gene encoding formyltetrahydrofolate deformylase: protein MSNFVQGQLEEFREKNQDRGRLIIQCPDQPGIVSTVTAFLKQYDANIVELSQYSMNPEGGTFFTRIEFDCPGLKERAAEMESAFEEVSEAFSMEWTLTHVSDLKRTAIFVSKEPHCLLELLWEWQSGDLLADIALVISNHEDTRQIVESMGIPFYYIPANKDIRKEVETKQLGLLEEFNIDLIVLARYMQILTPDFVAAHPNKIINIHHSFLPAFIGARPYERAYDRGVKLIGATSHYVTNDLDEGPIIEQDIERVDHRDSAGDMKKIGRSAERRVLARAVKWHLEDRVLVHENKTVVF, encoded by the coding sequence GTGAGCAACTTTGTGCAAGGGCAATTAGAGGAATTTCGCGAAAAAAATCAAGATAGGGGCCGTTTGATTATTCAATGTCCGGACCAGCCAGGAATCGTTTCGACAGTTACGGCGTTTCTTAAACAATATGATGCAAATATCGTCGAGTTAAGCCAGTATTCGATGAATCCTGAGGGTGGTACTTTTTTTACGCGGATTGAATTCGATTGCCCGGGATTAAAGGAGAGGGCAGCGGAAATGGAATCGGCTTTTGAAGAGGTTTCGGAAGCCTTTTCAATGGAATGGACGCTTACGCATGTGAGTGATTTGAAGCGGACGGCCATTTTTGTCTCCAAGGAGCCGCATTGCCTGCTTGAATTGCTATGGGAATGGCAAAGCGGGGATTTGTTGGCCGATATAGCGCTCGTTATCAGTAATCATGAAGATACGAGACAAATTGTCGAATCGATGGGCATTCCTTTTTATTATATTCCTGCAAACAAGGATATTCGTAAGGAAGTGGAGACGAAGCAGCTTGGCCTTCTCGAGGAATTCAATATCGACCTGATTGTGTTAGCGAGGTATATGCAGATCCTGACGCCGGATTTCGTAGCGGCCCATCCGAATAAAATCATCAATATCCATCATTCCTTTTTACCTGCATTCATCGGGGCACGGCCTTATGAACGGGCATATGACCGGGGTGTCAAGCTGATTGGGGCGACCTCACATTATGTGACGAATGACTTGGATGAAGGTCCGATCATCGAGCAGGATATCGAACGTGTCGATCATCGTGATTCGGCAGGGGATATGAAGAAAATCGGCCGTTCGGCTGAACGGAGGGTGCTCGCCCGTGCCGTCAAATGGCATTTGGAGGATCGTGTCCTCGTCCATGAAAATAAAACGGTAGTCTTTTAA